In Populus alba chromosome 4, ASM523922v2, whole genome shotgun sequence, the genomic window AGATTCGATTCTCAAGTTGTTGAAGTGGGTCAGTAAATTATCTGTTTTGAAGATAGGTGGCCGGGAATTATCTGCTAGGAGATTAAATAAATGAACAGTTGGTTTCTGATCATTATTTGAGcttttcattttaatgtttCATTTCATGCTCTCTTCCCTCTGTGCTTTCATGGGCACACTGCCACACTCAGATTAGTTTGTGTCGTAATGTTGAAACTGTATGTTTATTGCAGCAACTAGTTATATATGAGACATCAGCATCAGAGCTGGATATAATTCGTGATATTTCTCGGACCTTCCCTTCACATGTTTTCTTCCAGCAGAGACACGGTCCAGGTCAAAGGTCTCTCTACAATGTTTTGAAGGCTTACTCTGTGTATGATAGAGATGTTGGATATGTTCAGGTCTGAGACTTGTGTATCCTTTGGCTCTTAAATTTACTTAATATACTGAATGAAGAAATGAAactaaaattgttaaaaatgcAGGGTATGGGGTTTTTAGCTGGTTTGCTACTCCTTTATATGAGTGAAGAGGATGCATTTTGGTTGTTGGTTGCATTGCTGAAAGGAGCAGTCCATGCCCCAATGGAAGGATTGTATCAGGTAATTCATTTATACAAAGAGCTTCTTGTTAACATTTGTATAATTGAGTATTGGCTGTAAGATTTTATATCCCTACAATCAAAGATATGGATCACTATTAAGTCAGCACACTTGACGCAATGGAATTTGCATTTGTACATCTCAACAAGCTTTCATGTGGGACTTGTTGAGGTGACTTGGTGTTTTGGGCGGAGTGCCAAAAGGAAGTGTAATTATCCATTCACTTCCTCGACAATGCATATACCATATAATGGTGTGTATCACTTATGACTTTTCACTTAATAGCAGCTCATAGATTACATCCTTTGTTagcaccaaaaaaagaaaaaagaactgtAACCTGCCTTTTACTGATTTGAACTGGAGTCCGAGGGAACTGCATTCCATCTACTATCCATGGGCTTTTAAAATTATGCTTTCATCCTGTGAGAACTTGTATTTTATACTTGTGTGTAGGTGGGTCTGCCTCTTGTTCAACAATATTTGTGTCTGTTTGACCTCTTGATGAAGGAACATATGCCAAAACTGGGAGAGCATTTTACCCAAGAAATGATAAATCCTAGCATGTATGCAAGCCAGTGGTTTATAACTGTTTTCTCATACTCTTTTCCATTCCACTTGGCTCTTCGAATTTGGGATGTCTTCCTGTACGAGGTcagttattaatatttttatatcgttttccTTGGAAGGATCATTACATGTGGTGTGGATGTTATATGTCTCTGTGATATCTTCTTTGCCAGGGTgttaaaattgttttcaaagTGGGTCTGGCTCTGTTAAAATATCGCCATGATGACTTGGTGAGTATTTCAAGATCTTTTCTCTACTCTGAAAGAAATAGCCGCACAACTTATCTTATaattggttttctttttgttatcaGGTCAAATTGCCCTTTGAAAAACTTATACATGCTTTGCGTAATTTCCCCGAGGATGCAATGGATCCAGATACATTATTACCTATGGCGTACTCCATCaaggttctctctctctttgtatgggtagcatgtgtgtgtgtgttgcgcaaaatattgagttttatttgaacttTACATTCAATCATCTCATCACACTAACTAAACTAGTGTTGTTTCTGTTTGACGATCTTTGGATTTCAATCTTTCAAGTCACTAAACAGATAGTATTGTAtggtaatatttaataaaagtttGCTGTCTTTCAGTAGCAATCCCTCTCTTTAAGCTGCCAAATAATTACTAATATCATCAAGTCTGTATTAGTGGAAATGAAACTACTTTTTCTGTGTATCTTATGTTTTGTACTCTTGATGAGAATACTTGAAGGGATGAAATATAACCCCAAGAATGAGTTTTTGGAACATGAAATATAGGGGGAGCCATATGCATTATGTCCAGGCGATTGGACACCCACTCCTAGCACTGTAATCTGTATAAGCTTTCCCACATGAACTGGCTTAGTTTTTGAAGCCAAATTTTACTCATTATTCATGAAGAAGGTGTGGATTTTTTCAGGTGTCCAGGCGATTGGAAGAACTGAAACAGGAGTATAACAAGAAGGATGGAAAGCCAAGTCTGTCTACAGAAATTAAGGGGAATCAAAGGCAGGTGCAATGaaggtttttctcttctttcgtGGGAGAAAAACCTTTAGTTATTCAtacattttgattcttttattcttttgtctTGAACTATCTTATAGTTTGAAAATATGTACATCAAGTGTGGACTTCTGTCATGGCCTTGATTGTTCATAGCTGCTTGGTGAAGTTGAAATGTCCATGGAACTTTAGGGTGACACAAGTGGTCACCTCTAGTGATCTCCTACTAGGATGGgattctctttttatttgtaatCTATTAATTATGATGGTGATAAAGATGATGACTAGATTTGTGCCTTTTCAGCAATGATTACTTATAATTTCTGTATAATAATCCAATAATTAACTCTGGTGCGTGTCTCATTCCCTGGATATGCCTTCCACCTTGTTAACCCCAGATAATTCGTTTGCTAGACTTCCGGTGTGTTTGGGagtgtctttttttattattgctcaTCTTTCAtgtggtttttaaaaatattttttaattttaaattgtattaaaatgatttatttttaattttttacattaaaacaattaaaaaaattaatttaatataatttttttcaaatcaaatacacTCAAACACGGTTAGGGCAACAAACATGATTCATGTTATGTGCCAAAATCAAGGGTTTGTTTGTTACTTGTGTTGTATCTCATCACTGTGGAGACGTGCCCTTGCAGAACTGTTCTTAAACATCCATGGACACCTCTAAAATCTCCTCAAATTGTTCTCGAATATGGAAGGGTTTTCAACTTTTAAGATGCTAATGCGAGAGCGTTGTCTTCCCTTTTCCCATGAAATCGATatagttatggttgttttttttatttttttaaaaataatattttatatcagtatattaaacgaaaagaataaaaaaatattaatttaaaataaaaaaaataatttttttaaaaaacatcttaaaaaaaaaaaaaaaaacagccgaAGAGAGTTAAATGTATCTGTCGTCTGCACCTGACCTGCAGAAATACATTGTTGCATTCATGGAGCCCAGTGATCAAGAATCACTCTAGAGGTAAGTTCAATGCATTTGCTGCATTTAGTGCCTACTGTTTAACTTCCCACCTAACATTCAAGAGTATCGGGCTCTGAGCTCCAATGAAGCCACACTGTCTTCACAGAATATGCTCCTAACAAGAGTATATTCATGCAATTTGGCAGAAATGTTGGCATACCCTCCATTTTCATGGCATTTCCAAGCGTAATATGGACCATATGGTGCTGCCAACCATCTTTAAAATATTGGGAAATATGAGAATTAGTTTTATGATCCACTCTACAGGTGACAAAAGTATTTGCTAGAGGCATGAATCACGAGGACATTTTTTACAGATTTAGTTTTATGTTGATAaccttttttaaattgaactaTTTCAATTCCCCAGTACTCagtttgattactatttttgtattcttgaaaaaattatttttttttaatgttttttcttcttttaatttcattctctcATTGAGTTAAAAGGAATTTAaacctaataatttattttgtttcgtgTTGTATTAGAGGTTTTCATggtgttgggaaaaaaaaaaaaaaaacatcacgatatcctttatttttcatagtagaatttagttttatcaatttattaaagtttAAGCACTAGGGACAGTATTGTACActaaaacaaaatgttaaaGCTAGGCAtggaaaaatacattttagtctatgaagttttaaaattttaaaattctggTTCTTATTCTTAAGAATTTGGCATTTCAATCCtgtacttttatttattttatatttcagttcTTATTTAAAATAGAGAGATAGttgtaaggaaaataaaaaaagaacatataaaGTGTTCGGATAGTCACATTTTAGTTACCAAAAAACTCAATTGTGATGTCAATAAGGTCGTCTTTGAAAGAGAAGTTCAATGATGGTGATGTTTCACCTTGAACATGTTGTAAAAAGTAAATCATGacttgtggatttttttttattattcagttAGATTTTAGTTTCTTAGAGTTGTTGTagcatttttaattcttttaggGGTTTCAAATGGATTTGTTGAGGTTACTAGGAtgtatttttaggtgtttttatatAACAACAAGTTGGAAATTGAggtttttaaatctaaaaactcAAATCCCAAACCTTTACTCTCCGATTATTGAAGGCGATTAGAAAGTCAATTAGAGAATGATGAGTCATTTGCTCAGGCCGATGATGTGTCATCTTCtatcaaatcaaaaaacatatcattcatctatctaaaaaaaacaatcacgcgcctagtttttttcttaagtagttACACACAAGCAAaagcacaaacaaaaaaacagtagccaatttcaatatttgattttctaaactaaataggaaaacgtaaaatcattgtaaaaaaaatatttatttattttatattttagtccttatttaGGGTAGAGAGATAATtacaagaagagagagagagagagagagagagagagagagagagagagagagagagtgtttaAGTTAATCATATTTTAGCCATAAAAAAACTCGATCACAATATCAATGTCATCTTGGAAAGAGGAGTTCAATGGCGGTGATGTTTCACCTTGAACATGTTGTAAAAAGTAAATTAGTAAATCATGACCttcagagtttttatttttttgttagattttagttttttagagtTGTCGTtggatttttaatgttttagggGTTTCAAATGAGTTTGTTAAGATTACTAAGATTTTTTTAGGTGATCTTGTacgaaaacaaattgaaaattaaggttttcaaattcaaaaactcTAACCCCtacttttttattcattgaaggTGGTTAGAAAGTCAACTAGAGGATGATGAGTCATCTGCTCAAGCTGGTGATTTGTCAtcctttattaaataaaaaacacatcattcacctatcaaaaaaaaaaaaaacaatcaagtgTGCCTAGCCTTTTCTTTACgtacaagaaaaaatcaaatataattttattgttgaaaagAAAACTCTATTATAGGGGTCTTTTTATAAGTTTTACAACTCCTTAGAAAACTCTAAAATCCAACCTATAAAAGTtctaaacaaactagaaaaaataaaattactataaaagaaaatatttttctaaactaaatagaaaataataaaaactacgaaaaatatttttccctaAGTATCATCTTGCATTAGTCTTTCTAGGTTGTAGAGAATTCATCCTCAAGTTTAAGTTATCACGTTGTCGTTTTTATCAACCACTTAAAACAATGTTGGTGTTGTTGCACTCCTTTGACCTATTCAACATTACTATCATATTATCATGGTATGTTTAATAGTAGATGACATGCATTTATAGACACCACATCACaacaaagattttcaaaatatcttttgcctataaaaaacaaaacaagacatTAATTATCCACAATTatcttaatgtttttatttagccAAGTTAGCTTATAAAAGGTAGCTCGTAGTTTTCAGTTAAAGCTTCTTTACTATCTTTGCGAACATTACATTCTCGCAGCTACCATTATCTATTATTAAGTTATAGACCTTTTATTTTTGGCACATCAAATGGAAGATGATAGTGCATCGTCAATCTTCATCTGAATTGCTCTTTGGAGTTAACAAACTCATTCAAATGACTAAGTTAGCATCACCAACTCCTTACTATCCAAGTCATCATAAACAAGATTAGCCACATCATTTGCAAGCTCTTTTATTAACATATTATTACCTGAATGACTTTCTAGTTCGACACACTCATTTCTTTGATGCCTTCATTCAATAACATCtataataatgaatttgaaaagttaaattaaagCCCTGACCTATTATTTATTGAGTTTATTGAGTTGGTTTGGCTTGAGAGgtggttgattttttattattgtttggccttttttttgttgtactGGTCTATCTAAGAACTCCTACAAATTGCCTTAGCAACCTATTATTTCTCGACTATCAAAGCCCTCTAATATGTCTTTGAAATTATTCACAAAGACTGCAAGCACAACACATCCTAGATGGACTACCATAAACTACTCAAATACCTTGCCACCAACtactcttttgtttttgctaagtCATTCATGGCCACTAATTTACAGAACTCATCAATATAatcattgaaaattttattttattgtctcgATGTGTGATGTGTAGAGTCATTGGTACAAAGTTTGCATATAGCTAAAATGAAGAAAGTGCTcatttatcatctttttttttttttatcttgtcctAGACACTGATTCTTAGCTTCCCTTATCTCTCACAtgatctctttaatttttttcaactggGTAGAGGTTTGGCCCTTCAATATGAACAAAATTAGTCTTATGTTATCTGTTATGGAACctccttatattaaaaaatccattCAACTTTGTTCAACTAATCGATGAACCTATATATCTGTAAAgcttctaaaaaaatcaagaaatttaatttgaatactaAAATCTCAATGATGTTATTCCTTATTAAGAGGCTGCCTCCTCTACATTTGCCTTTGAAATGTGCTTTTTGTACTAGCTAGAGACCATTGGTTagtctttttttcccttcaatctGGGGTCTTTCTGTTAGCCACAAGATAAGCCATAATGCCTCTACATATCATTTATCATGAGCTCTTGATGTTTCTCTCTCGAGAGAGAGATCTCTTCATCCTCTCATATTTGAACACACACTCTAATTCATGACCACTTCATACCATGGTTGTTTTGTAGCacgcaattaaaaaaaaaaaactttggattGCAACATACATCAAGTAATAACCTGAGATCATTTGGTTTGGATATCAACTAACACAAATAGAAGCACAAGCAATAGgacaatagcaaaaaaaaaaaaaaaaggatcaatggGCAAAATATGGTAGAACACAAGAATCTTAATTTGCAGTcttattattgaagaaaaaactctATTATTATTTGCCTCATTAAAAGGCTTGAAACTCCCAAAAACTTATACAAAACAAACTACAAAATctgaaaataaagagaaagtaataaaatttctaaacaaaatagaaaaaaaaatcattaatctcAACCTTTGATTCcgtaaactaaataaaaaaaacataaaattactacaaaaagaatatattttttaaactaaataaaaaaaataataactaaaaaaaattgttcctaAAAATCATCTTGCACTAGTAGCCtcttatgtttctttcttttattttttaaaaaattatattatatttattaaaattatatttaagcaATTATCCTTGTTATCCATATTATTCTTCTATCTTTTCAATATAACCTCCGTATTATTCTTCTATCTTTTCAATATAACCTCATCAATGGTATCCAttcgtatttattttttagttttttaattcaaacttgGTTTTAAGATtctaataaactattttttgtaattcCCTCTATACGAGATCAAGTACTTTtacaaaatctatttttcatcttcttgttttagtttttgaatattgttaataattttttattattatttattggctcatatattaaaaaaatttacaagtatATTCTGTgcatatttttttgagtttatatatatatatattcggaTACAGGTATGTTAATAAATTGTTGGTCTAGtaattaagatattattatatttttatataaataaaaataaaagtttaattttcaaaaattatatttattaaaaaaaaattataaatcttaaatggactagttttatttttttaaaaggataatatttagataagaagggaaaaaaaaagatacatgcATGACGCTGAAACGCCAGTGGATGGATGTATTGGCTTACTGTAGCTTCTATATTTAGAATAAGGAAAGGGGAAGGTCCATTTTGGCCTTGACGAAGGGAGATCACATCAAATTTGAAAGTGGGGTCCATTTAGATGCTGTGGGGCCCAAAAAATGGAAAGGGCAAAAAAGGAAGAGACAAGAGAGCCAGCCAATACACGACTGTCGGTCTGCGTGTGAAGAGCGATACGTGGTGTCGGCCCCACGAGAAAAGGGCATCTTATCATCATCACCAAGGAAGTGCCTCAGCCACACATTTTTTCTTGAGGCTCTCTCTTCCTAGGGTTTCTATTCCACCTCCACGTGGAAACTTTTGTGCGTTTCTTACCGTACGAATCGCAAACACATCGGCCACAAACCCGAAGTTGTTTTTtaactgaaaataaattaaaatattttttatttttatattattatattaaaattattaaaaagtatttgaaaaaacattaatctaataatttttattcaagtgGACATTTGaacttcatttaaaaaaattgttaggttattttaatattaaaaaatgaaaaatattgttttaatatatttttaattaaaatataattttacgaAACAAGGGGGGCTACTtctattcattaaaaatataaatataattttaaaagttaagaaTCTTCTTCTTCATAGATAAACCTCTGTGCCTTTTCTTGCGTGGTAAGAAAACAAAGATGCATTCCACCACGAACCCACAatctaaagaaagaaaaatcaagaaacaaaatcgattctctctctctctctctctttttttaaacaatatatttatttaaacataaaataacctTCTTAAAATTGCATTTGTGCTTTCAACCTCCGAATGCTGATCTTGCAAACCTCGAAGAGGGTAATTCAGtaattaaaccataaaaagtaaatagtGGCAATGAAATCTTCGAGGAAATTCAGGCGAGATTAGCAGCAAGTTTTTCGCAGTGGTGAGACCGTAATTATCTGCAAATCCCATGCTAATTTCAAGACCTCCCCTTTCATCCAGCCCCTCATCCTATATAAATATAAGGTCCGTTGCCCTCTCAAAACTCACAAAACAAGAACCCTTCACGTTCTTTAACAATCTTGCAGATTTAAGCTCTTAAAAATCTCTCTCTTCAAGAACAAATCTAGAGtttgttgattttgttattggttttgccctttttttttctataaaaaaccAATCTTGATTTGTTTCTTGAACAGGTATATAcatatccttttgttttctttgtatttatattttcttatcttgttttgtaatttgttgattttgttttgatttgtgtaGTTTAGTTTGGAGTTTAAGAAAGAGGGAGTTTTTGAAGgagattaatttttcaagatttcatataatttattggTAAATGTTCTGATTTTGTTATCTTTATATATCAACTGCATAGATTCTTGTTAATAGATTGATTGAGATTGTGTAATTATCTTGTATCTTTTATTTGCAAGGATCGTGAATctggagataattttttttttttaattgctgatAAGATTTAGGAATAGAGTTGCAAGTTTTCTTAGAATACatcaatcaaatttttattatgatgcCATTTATAGCTGTTTATCCATTGGTTAAATGGAtgctaatttattttgtttcgtgAATCTGTTTAAACCTCATAATGTCAAATGGTCTTCAGGGGTTTCCTTTCCCTCAAGCCATGATTGATCAATACCTTGTGCCCACATAAACATGGTCTGTTGAATGCATTTGGTTTCTAATCTATGTGTCTGTATTTTGAATATATGAACACAGTTGCTTGCTAATGTCCTCTACTTTGTTTTGCTCCCTTCTTTTGATGAATTGCTCTCTTGTCCTCCATGTCTtattgctctgttttttttttcgaaattaAGATTTATGTATTGCATTTGGAATTCTGCTGATATGCTAATGCTTACTTATGGTTCTTCTCATTCTATATGACTGTAGACCTGTTTCCTTTGTTGCTATTTTGCAAGATTGTGTCTCGTGCTAATTATAATCCTGTGTGGTTCTTGCAGACAAGACTGAATGATCCATGGAGTCTAAAGGTGGCAAGAAgtctagtagtagtagtagtaaatcCTTATTGTACGAAGCACCTCTCGGCTACAGCATTGAAGACATCAGACCTGCCGGTGGAATCAAGAAGTTCCGATCTGCTGCTTACTCCAACGTGAGTTTGAAGTTAATCATCTGTTTTCCTTTCGGGATTTTATTATGTTACTGGCTTTCTAATTTTGTGTTATGTTTGTTTGTGCAGTGCGTTCGGAAGCCATCCTGAGATTTCCCAAGTGTTGAGATAACCCCTTTTTAGCTTTTTCATACTGTCTGTTGTCCttggtctttttttcttttctgctttCCTCGTTCTCTCGCACTCTTTTCTGCACTTGTCATCTGTTTACTGTGAGGTGAGATGGCACTGCCGGTCTCTGCAATCGGATTTGAAGGTTACGAAAAAAGGCTTGAAATTTGCTTTTTAGAGCCTGGCTTCTTTTCTGACCCTGAAGGAAAGGGCCTCAGGTCTTTGTCCAAGGCTCAATTGGACGAGATTCTCAAACCAGCTGAATGCACTATAGTTGATTCGCTTTCAAATGACGAGGTTGATTCGTATGTTCTGTCGGAATCCAGTCTCTTTGTATACCCTTACAAAGTTATCATCAAAACTTGTGGGACTACCAAACTGCTTCTTTCGATCCCAGTGATCCTTGAGCTCGCTGATGCCCTTTCACTCACTGTATGTTCTGTGAGGTATACTCGTGGGAGCTTCATATGTCCCGGGGCTCAGCCATTTCCGCATCGCAGCTTCTGTGAGGAGGTAACTGTCCTCGATGGCCATTTCAGTAAATTTGGTTTAGAGAGTGTGGCATATGTGATGGGAAGTCCCAACTCAACTCAGAAATGGCATGTTTACTCTGCTGCTGCTGGTATGAAGAGCCATTCTGGCCCTGTTTACACTCTGGAAATGTGCATGACTGGTCTGGACAGGAAGCGAGCATCTGTTTTCTACAAAACACACGCCAGTTCAGCTACTGTGATGACTGAGGATTCTGGTATAAGGAAGATCCTTCCGCAATCTGAGATCTGCGATTTTGATTTTGACCCTTGTGGTTACTCTATGAATGCCATTGAAGGGAGTGCAATTTCCACAATCCATGTCACCCCAGAAGATGGTTTCAGCTATGCAAGTTTTGAGGCTGTGGGTTATGATTttcaagaattaaatttgaGGCAGCTCCTTTATAGGGTTTTGGTTTGCTTTGAACCGACCGAGTTCTCCATTGCATTGCATTCTAATGTTGAGTGTGACGAACTTGGAGCGATGTTTTCCCTGGATGTGAAAGGTTACTCTTGTGGAGGGGGGAACTATGAAATGCTCGGGAAGGGTGGATCGATTGTCTACCACAGCTTTGCAGCGACTGGAGGCTGCTCATCTCCCAGGTCAATCCTGAAATGTTGTTGGAGTGAGGACGAGGAAGCTGAAGAGAAGTAGTTCTTTTCAgcaatgtgttttttcttttcttttcttttttgtgtttagtTGTTGATGTCATGGGGTTATGATTCTCTGAGTTTTAGAGGCATTTGTCCATGCCTTGAGTCTTTCATTGCAATTTATTTCATGTCTTGTTCAATAACGGGTTCTGGTTTTCAGGCCATGAAGTGGAAAACAATTATTCTATAATTTCAAATGCATGCTATATTTCTGTTGGTGCATGTGTGCCATGACTGTGATGAACACTTTCGGAGGCTTTTCAGTTTGACCGTGTCGCCTCCTATGAAAATCCTGCCGCCGCGCTTTCTGAAGAAACGATCTTTTTCGATCCGCAAAGAAAGGGAGGCTTGTGCCGGTTTCCGTCTTCCATTCTGAAACGAGGCTCCTGCCTATTGCCCTTTCGTTATCTTGATTGCATGATGCATGATGCATGATGCATGATGCATGATGACTGACATGACCAACAGCATGATGCATGCTTGGGTGCTCGCAGTTGAGGTTCCCTTGACAATTTGTCATTGGTTCCTTTCTGATTCGAGTGTCCGCTGATTGCCCTGCTTCCATTTTAATGACAATTTATCATTGGTTGAGGATTGTGTTTCACATTCAtcacaaaaactaaaatgataagaaaaactaGTTTTATGTTGAGTTTCAtgtatcatttttaattttaattttaatcataaaatcaaatatattcttAGATATTTGAGAgtgataatagttattttttaaaatgttttttatttaaaatatataaaaaataatatttttttattttaaaagttatttttgaatcagtatatgaaaacaatacaaaaatataaatttaagtaaagaaaaaaataaaaaaattaatttaaaaaaaagaacttttgaAACTAAGtaagtatttttaattggaaatatatcaatttttatttttaaaaattcattttagacATAAgtaaatcattaaaattatcttaaaataccaaaaaatcaatttaaaaaaaaatcaatttttacaaaaaaaaatactttgccaccacaaaaataaacaatgtctTTTGTTGTTAAATATCCTTTGTTGTCGTGATAGCTTATGGTTGTTAAATTgctttacatataaaaaagatattaaattaatatttcttatatgtttttttaataagctaatgttaaaaataaaagaagatataATATGTTACTatgtatttaaatgaaaaacacgaGACACCACCGTGTCAAACACATTTTATGACACCTTTTGACATTGCTGTAACTGAAGTATGGCGGGGTAAAGCATCGTTAAAAGGTGGTTGCTGGGCAAAGTTGCATGTTGATTGGAAGAGACGAGAATCAAGCAGCCAAGATTGACTAAACTGGTATAATAATTGAAGAGATAGTCATATGATGCCAGAATAAAAGGAACGGCACCACGCGTTGGACCATTTGAGGCGGGCGATACACGGTGCCTTTCAAAGATTTGTGGATTAGTCGCTCATACCTCATGATATGACCGGAGAACAAATTCTGCATTTCTGCACAGGACCGGAAAATTCATGAATGGTCTTCGTTTATGCATCTGCGTGGAAGCCACCTCTGATTGCGTGAGATGAGACCATTTACTTTTTCACTTTCTCCGATGGCATTTTCCGGTGGAATAACATATTCAAGTAAGATCGCTTGCTAGGTAAGAAACGGGTGTCATTATCATATTCCGAGGGCAGTGTTTTCAGGGTAATCTTGGTCAAAACTTGAATTTGGTAGCAGATTTGCCCTATTGGCATGTAAGAATCTCATTTCAAGTCTAGCAAAAAATAAGTTCAATGACTTGGGCATCTGTGCACAGTGAAAATCACATGCTTCACTGCATCCTGTGGTTCAGATGTCATTTTACAGGATGGAGGCCTTGATGTCACCGTTCAAGAATCTCACATGCACACCGTCGGGGATAAATGGTGTAAT contains:
- the LOC118039015 gene encoding uncharacterized protein isoform X2, with product MEKKIIDDYEPGPLPSPRKMDRFGFLKQEINNPPDGLAKGREERRVRKWRKMIGVGGSDWKHYVRRKPHVVKRRIRKGIPDCLRGLVWQLISGSRDLLLMNPGVYEQLVIYETSASELDIIRDISRTFPSHVFFQQRHGPGQRSLYNVLKAYSVYDRDVGYVQGMGFLAGLLLLYMSEEDAFWLLVALLKGAVHAPMEGLYQVGLPLVQQYLCLFDLLMKEHMPKLGEHFTQEMINPSMYASQWFITVFSYSFPFHLALRIWDVFLYEGVKIVFKVGLALLKYRHDDLVKLPFEKLIHALRNFPEDAMDPDTLLPMAYSIKVSRCPGDWKN
- the LOC118039015 gene encoding uncharacterized protein isoform X1, giving the protein MEKKIIDDYEPGPLPSPRKMDRFGFLKQEINNPPDGLAKGREERRVRKWRKMIGVGGSDWKHYVRRKPHVVKRRIRKGIPDCLRGLVWQLISGSRDLLLMNPGVYEQLVIYETSASELDIIRDISRTFPSHVFFQQRHGPGQRSLYNVLKAYSVYDRDVGYVQGMGFLAGLLLLYMSEEDAFWLLVALLKGAVHAPMEGLYQVGLPLVQQYLCLFDLLMKEHMPKLGEHFTQEMINPSMYASQWFITVFSYSFPFHLALRIWDVFLYEGVKIVFKVGLALLKYRHDDLVKLPFEKLIHALRNFPEDAMDPDTLLPMAYSIKVSRRLEELKQEYNKKDGKPSLSTEIKGNQRQVQ
- the LOC118039016 gene encoding S-adenosylmethionine decarboxylase proenzyme gives rise to the protein MALPVSAIGFEGYEKRLEICFLEPGFFSDPEGKGLRSLSKAQLDEILKPAECTIVDSLSNDEVDSYVLSESSLFVYPYKVIIKTCGTTKLLLSIPVILELADALSLTVCSVRYTRGSFICPGAQPFPHRSFCEEVTVLDGHFSKFGLESVAYVMGSPNSTQKWHVYSAAAGMKSHSGPVYTLEMCMTGLDRKRASVFYKTHASSATVMTEDSGIRKILPQSEICDFDFDPCGYSMNAIEGSAISTIHVTPEDGFSYASFEAVGYDFQELNLRQLLYRVLVCFEPTEFSIALHSNVECDELGAMFSLDVKGYSCGGGNYEMLGKGGSIVYHSFAATGGCSSPRSILKCCWSEDEEAEEK